Proteins from a single region of Canis aureus isolate CA01 chromosome 26, VMU_Caureus_v.1.0, whole genome shotgun sequence:
- the TP53TG5 gene encoding TP53-target gene 5 protein, with protein MTPSAKKRPKNRMVSKIQDEEPKDKIPQSVNKVIGRHRLKMVLKNLSLLKLLKSSNPRIQELHNLARRCWNSLLRVPQILGISTGSSNVCDRVEQDNEEFQEAGCPKKILESKKLESTGEPKVGLREKNEAQQSPAAVRQSQKQMEPELPRTSKGHDLTTSPGAQGSQSSTRDPCIIFLKTYQHRTPMGDKKQQETVADQWIWFEGLPTRIHLPGPRVMCRSSTLRWVKRCCTRFCSASLELPMCHPYKV; from the exons ATGACTCCATCAGCAAAGAAGAGGCCCAAAAATAGAATGGTTTCTAAG ATACAAGATGAAGAACCAAAGGACAAGATACCGCAATCTGTCAACAAAGTAATTGGGCGGCACCGACTTAAGATG GTATTAAAAAACTTGTCGCTCTTGAAGCTGCTCAAGAGCTCGAACCCCCGGATCCAAGAACTGCATAACTTGGCCAGAAGGTGTTGGAATTCACTGCTCAGAGTTCCACAGATCCTTGGGATCTCCACTGG gaGCAGCAATGTCTGTGATAGAGTGGAACAAGATAATGAAGAGTTCCAAGAGGCTGGGTGCCCCAAGAAGATACTGGAATCCAAGAAGTTAGAGTCCAcaggggagcccaaggtgggactacGGGAGAAGAATGAGGCGCAGCAGTCACCTGCAGCAGTGCGCCAGAGCCAAAAACAGATGGAGCCTGAGCTCCCAAGGACATCGAAGGGCCATGACCTGACCACTTCCCCCGGAGCCCAGGGGAGCCAATCATCCACTAGGGACCCCTGCATCATCTTCCTGAAGACCTACCAGCACAGAACTCCCATGGGTGACAAGAAACAGCAGGAAACTGTAGCTGACCAGTGGATCTGGTTTGAAGGGTTGCCTACACGAATCCACCTCCCAGGGCCTCGAGTGATGTGCAGATCATCCACCCTGCGCTGGGTCAAGCGTTGCTGCACTCGCTTctgctctgcatcacttgagCTACCCATGTGCCATCCATACAAAGTGTGA